From Danio rerio strain Tuebingen ecotype United States chromosome 7, GRCz12tu, whole genome shotgun sequence, the proteins below share one genomic window:
- the frmd5b gene encoding FERM domain-containing protein 5 isoform X2 — protein MRGQSPETSELNFLRKAQTLETYGVDPHPCKDVSGNTAFLAFTPFGFVVLQGNRRIHFLKWNEVTKLKFEAKTFHIYATHQEDQKIILTYFAPTPEACKHLWKCGVENQAFYQFEKSSQVRTVSSSNLFFKGSRFRYSGKVAKEVMEQSAKIRREPPEIHRAGMVPSRSCPSITHGPRQSSVPRTRRRAVHISIMEGLESLRDSGHSTPVRSVSNSNSFLRSQGNGAEGGSGTAEFSEDSYSPSDSVLPTPVSNDPSDPAQVRHTNGPRNIQEEGGTEQCSQNQARPQGVKPKGKRSHLEKSRPTQHSPEEGVNQFICSLARLFLVTVALLFALLLLLIVLTESELDLAFLRDIRRTPEFQQFHYEYFCPLRRWLACKLRWMGGHLINK, from the exons ATGCG TGGTCAGAGTCCTGAAACGTCTGAGCTGAATTTCTTAAGGAAAGCTCAGACTCTTGAAACATATGGAGTAGATCCACATCCCTGCAAG GATGTGTCTGGCAATACAGCATTTCTCGCATTCACCCCATTTGGCTTTGTGGTGCTGCAGGGTAACAGGAGGATTCACTTCCTAAAATG GAATGAGGTGACCAAACTGAAATTTGAGGCCAAGACATTTCACATATATGCAACTCATCAAGAG GATCAGAAGATTATCTTGACTTACTTTGCTCCAACACCTGAGGCCTGCAAGCATTTATGGAAGTGTGGAGTGGAAAACCAAGCTTTCTATCA GTTTGAGAAATCCAGTCAAGTTCGCACCGTATCCAGTAGTAATCTTTTCTTCAAAGGGAGTCGTTTTAGATATAG TGGTAAAGTGGCCAAAGAAGTGATGGAACAGAGTGCCAAAATCAGACGAGAGCCTCCAGAGATCCACAG GGCTGGGATGGTGCCCAGCAGGAGTTGTCCATCCATCACACATGGCCCACGACAAAGCAGCGTCCCCCGAACACGGAGGAGAGCCGTCCATATTTCCATCATGGAAG GTTTGGAATCATTGCGTGACAGTGGCCACTCCACACCAGTCCGATCCGTCTCCAATTCCAATTCATTCCTGCGCTCCCAAGGAAATGGAGCAGAAGGAGGAAGCGGGACAGCTGAATTTTCCGAAGACTCCTACAGTCCCTCTGACAGCGTTCTTCCCACACCGGTGTCCAATGACCCATCAGACCCGGCTCAGGTTCGCCACACAAATGGCCCTCGCAACATCCAAGAGGAAGGAGGAACAGAACAGTGCTCTCAGAACCAAGCCAGACCACAAGGCGTCAAACCCAAAGGGAAGCGCTCACACCTGGAGAAGAGCCGGCCAACCCAACACAGCCCAGAAGAAGGGGTGAATCAGTTCATCTGTAGCTTGGCCCGTCTTTTCTTAGTGACTGTGGCTCTGCTCTTTGCCCTGCTTCTGCTTCTTATTGTGCTCACAGAGTCTGAGCTGGACTTGGCTTTTCTTAGGGACATTCGGAGGACACCCGAATTCCAGCAGTTCCACTATGAATACTTTTGCCCACTTAGGCGCTGGCTGGCCTGTAAGCTGCGTTGGATGGGAGGGCatctcattaataaataa
- the frmd5b gene encoding FERM domain-containing protein 5 isoform X1, whose product MLSRLMSGSDRSLDREFNCTVRLLDDSEYTCTVQRDAKGHWLFEQVCQHLNLLEKDYFGIRFVDPDKQRHWLEFSKPITKQMRSQPPYTMCLRVKFYPPDPAALKEEITRYLLFLQIKRDLYHGRLLCKSSDAATLAAFILQAEIGDYDPGKHPEGYSSKFQFFPKHSERLERRIAEIHKSELTGQSPETSELNFLRKAQTLETYGVDPHPCKDVSGNTAFLAFTPFGFVVLQGNRRIHFLKWNEVTKLKFEAKTFHIYATHQEDQKIILTYFAPTPEACKHLWKCGVENQAFYQFEKSSQVRTVSSSNLFFKGSRFRYSGKVAKEVMEQSAKIRREPPEIHRAGMVPSRSCPSITHGPRQSSVPRTRRRAVHISIMEGLESLRDSGHSTPVRSVSNSNSFLRSQGNGAEGGSGTAEFSEDSYSPSDSVLPTPVSNDPSDPAQVRHTNGPRNIQEEGGTEQCSQNQARPQGVKPKGKRSHLEKSRPTQHSPEEGVNQFICSLARLFLVTVALLFALLLLLIVLTESELDLAFLRDIRRTPEFQQFHYEYFCPLRRWLACKLRWMGGHLINK is encoded by the exons AGGGATGCAAAAGGTCACTGGCTGTTTGAGCAGGTCTGTCAGCATCTGAATCTGCTGGAGAAAGACTACTTTGGCATCCGATTTGTGGACCCAGACAAGCAAAGG caTTGGCTGGAGTTCAGCAAGCCAATTACCAAACAAATGAGAT CTCAGCCGCCGTACACTATGTGTTTACGTGTAAAATTCTATCCCCCGGACCCTGCGGCACTTAAAGAAGAGATCACTAG ATACCTGCTCTTCCTACAGATTAAAAGAGATTTATATCATGGCCGACTCCTGTGCAAAAGTTCAGACGCTGCAACGCTGGCTGCATTCATACTGCAGG ctgagatTGGAGATTATGACCCGGGAAAGCATCCGGAAGGATACAGCTCTAAGTTTCAGTTTTTCCCTAAGCATTCTGAGCGCCTGGAGCGCCGCATTGCTGAGATCCACAAATCTGAGCTGAC TGGTCAGAGTCCTGAAACGTCTGAGCTGAATTTCTTAAGGAAAGCTCAGACTCTTGAAACATATGGAGTAGATCCACATCCCTGCAAG GATGTGTCTGGCAATACAGCATTTCTCGCATTCACCCCATTTGGCTTTGTGGTGCTGCAGGGTAACAGGAGGATTCACTTCCTAAAATG GAATGAGGTGACCAAACTGAAATTTGAGGCCAAGACATTTCACATATATGCAACTCATCAAGAG GATCAGAAGATTATCTTGACTTACTTTGCTCCAACACCTGAGGCCTGCAAGCATTTATGGAAGTGTGGAGTGGAAAACCAAGCTTTCTATCA GTTTGAGAAATCCAGTCAAGTTCGCACCGTATCCAGTAGTAATCTTTTCTTCAAAGGGAGTCGTTTTAGATATAG TGGTAAAGTGGCCAAAGAAGTGATGGAACAGAGTGCCAAAATCAGACGAGAGCCTCCAGAGATCCACAG GGCTGGGATGGTGCCCAGCAGGAGTTGTCCATCCATCACACATGGCCCACGACAAAGCAGCGTCCCCCGAACACGGAGGAGAGCCGTCCATATTTCCATCATGGAAG GTTTGGAATCATTGCGTGACAGTGGCCACTCCACACCAGTCCGATCCGTCTCCAATTCCAATTCATTCCTGCGCTCCCAAGGAAATGGAGCAGAAGGAGGAAGCGGGACAGCTGAATTTTCCGAAGACTCCTACAGTCCCTCTGACAGCGTTCTTCCCACACCGGTGTCCAATGACCCATCAGACCCGGCTCAGGTTCGCCACACAAATGGCCCTCGCAACATCCAAGAGGAAGGAGGAACAGAACAGTGCTCTCAGAACCAAGCCAGACCACAAGGCGTCAAACCCAAAGGGAAGCGCTCACACCTGGAGAAGAGCCGGCCAACCCAACACAGCCCAGAAGAAGGGGTGAATCAGTTCATCTGTAGCTTGGCCCGTCTTTTCTTAGTGACTGTGGCTCTGCTCTTTGCCCTGCTTCTGCTTCTTATTGTGCTCACAGAGTCTGAGCTGGACTTGGCTTTTCTTAGGGACATTCGGAGGACACCCGAATTCCAGCAGTTCCACTATGAATACTTTTGCCCACTTAGGCGCTGGCTGGCCTGTAAGCTGCGTTGGATGGGAGGGCatctcattaataaataa